In Acidiphilium acidophilum, one genomic interval encodes:
- a CDS encoding DEAD/DEAH box helicase: MSFPIETPALQRALRDRGYAEPTAVQSAVLQPDAEERDLLVSAQTGSGKTVAYGLAFAATIMADGALPPPGAPLALIIAPTRELAIQVHAELAWLYEHTGARVVSCVGGMDPRREQRALSAGCHIVVGTPGRLQDHIERRHLDVSALKVVVLDEADEMLDLGFRDELEFILGTTPEDRRTLLFSATIAREIAALARQYQRDALRIDTVARNQPHADIDYRAVRIAAHEIEHGLVNLLRFYERGGCLVFCSTRESVRQLHGRLQERGFAVVALSGELSQTERNTALQSLRDGRARVCIATDVAARGLDLPNLDLVIHADLPTNKATLLHRSGRTGRAGRKGMCVLLVPNSRRRQAEALLASANIRATWEDPPAAEAIRARDQARLLTDPLLTEAPLDDDLAPGQDLLARFSPEIIAAALIRLYRARLPSPEDIAPPPPERPRFERSRVERAAPEGAGAPRFRSGPMVWFRADVGRRKNADPKWLLPLICRVGGVTKRDIGAIRIFDRDTKFEIAEEIAVEFLKSVTAANNPDIRIEPALDVPDAAPPRTGPQPERGPKPPWRGRPNKPGSPRPPGDKPNEQARRRRNKANNVK; encoded by the coding sequence CTGTCGTTTCCGATCGAAACCCCGGCGCTGCAGCGCGCGTTGCGCGACCGCGGCTACGCCGAGCCCACCGCGGTCCAGAGCGCGGTCCTGCAACCGGATGCCGAGGAGCGCGACCTGCTGGTGTCGGCGCAGACCGGTTCCGGCAAAACCGTGGCTTACGGCCTTGCCTTCGCCGCCACCATCATGGCCGATGGAGCCTTGCCCCCGCCCGGTGCGCCGCTCGCCCTGATCATCGCGCCCACCCGCGAACTCGCGATCCAGGTCCATGCCGAACTCGCCTGGCTCTACGAACATACCGGCGCCCGCGTGGTCTCCTGCGTCGGCGGCATGGACCCGCGCCGCGAGCAACGCGCGCTGTCCGCCGGATGCCACATCGTGGTCGGCACGCCGGGGCGCCTGCAGGACCATATCGAGCGCCGCCATCTCGATGTCAGCGCGCTGAAGGTCGTCGTGCTCGACGAAGCCGATGAAATGCTCGATCTCGGGTTTCGCGACGAGCTGGAATTCATTCTGGGCACCACGCCCGAAGATCGCCGCACCCTGCTGTTTTCCGCAACCATCGCCCGCGAAATCGCCGCCCTCGCCCGGCAGTATCAGCGCGACGCCCTGCGGATCGACACGGTGGCCCGCAATCAGCCCCATGCCGACATCGATTATCGCGCCGTCCGCATCGCTGCCCACGAGATCGAACATGGTCTGGTCAACCTGCTGCGGTTTTATGAACGCGGCGGTTGCCTGGTGTTCTGCTCCACCCGCGAATCGGTCCGCCAGTTGCACGGCCGCCTGCAGGAACGGGGTTTCGCCGTCGTTGCCCTGTCCGGCGAGTTGAGCCAGACCGAACGCAACACCGCCCTCCAATCCCTGCGCGACGGTCGCGCACGGGTCTGCATCGCAACGGATGTCGCCGCTCGCGGCCTCGATCTGCCTAATCTCGATCTGGTCATCCATGCCGATCTGCCAACCAACAAGGCAACCCTGCTCCATCGTTCGGGCCGCACCGGGCGCGCCGGGCGCAAGGGGATGTGCGTGCTGCTGGTGCCCAATTCGCGCCGCCGGCAGGCCGAGGCACTGCTCGCATCCGCCAATATCAGGGCGACCTGGGAAGATCCCCCGGCGGCGGAGGCCATCCGTGCGCGCGACCAGGCACGATTGCTGACCGATCCCCTGCTGACCGAAGCCCCGCTCGACGATGATCTGGCACCCGGGCAGGATCTGCTCGCCCGGTTCAGTCCCGAAATCATTGCCGCCGCACTGATCCGGCTCTACCGCGCCCGCCTGCCCTCGCCCGAGGACATCGCCCCCCCGCCGCCCGAGCGGCCCCGTTTCGAACGATCCCGGGTCGAGCGGGCCGCCCCCGAAGGCGCGGGCGCGCCACGGTTCCGATCCGGCCCGATGGTCTGGTTCCGCGCCGATGTCGGACGCCGCAAAAATGCCGATCCGAAATGGCTGTTGCCTCTGATCTGCCGGGTCGGCGGCGTCACCAAGCGCGATATCGGCGCCATCCGCATTTTCGACCGGGACACGAAGTTCGAGATCGCCGAGGAGATCGCCGTCGAATTCCTCAAATCGGTGACCGCCGCCAACAATCCCGATATCAGGATCGAACCCGCGCTCGATGTGCCGGATGCCGCCCCGCCTCGGACCGGCCCTCAGCCCGAACGCGGCCCCAAGCCGCCCTGGCGCGGCCGCCCCAACAAACCCGGCTCCCCCCGTCCCCCCGGCGACAAACCGAACGAACAGGCGCGCCGGCGGCGTAACAAGGCGAACAACGTCAAATAA
- a CDS encoding DUF427 domain-containing protein translates to MPIEPSIRTTLNEPENVWDYPRPPRLEPIDLPIRIVLGGDVIASTTAGWRTLETSHPPTYYLPPGAFSCAIEAAEGGSFCEWKGRAAYWTLRHGNHIARNAAWSYPDPTLDFLAIKDHLAVYASRVDACFVGDEQVLPQPGDFYGGWITANLIGPFKGAPGTTGW, encoded by the coding sequence ATGCCGATCGAGCCGTCAATCCGCACGACCCTCAACGAGCCCGAAAATGTCTGGGATTATCCGCGCCCGCCCCGGCTCGAACCGATCGATCTGCCGATCCGCATCGTCCTCGGCGGCGATGTCATCGCCTCCACCACGGCAGGATGGCGCACCCTGGAGACCAGCCACCCGCCGACCTACTATCTTCCTCCCGGCGCCTTCTCCTGCGCGATCGAAGCGGCCGAGGGCGGCAGCTTCTGCGAATGGAAAGGCCGCGCCGCCTACTGGACCCTGCGGCACGGCAACCACATCGCCCGCAACGCAGCCTGGAGCTACCCTGATCCCACGCTCGATTTCCTCGCGATCAAGGATCATCTCGCGGTCTACGCCAGCCGCGTCGATGCCTGTTTCGTCGGCGACGAGCAGGTGCTGCCGCAACCCGGCGACTTCTACGGTGGCTGGATCACCGCCAACCTGATCGGCCCGTTCAAAGGCGCGCCCGGAACGACGGGCTGGTAA